A region of Lycium barbarum isolate Lr01 chromosome 1, ASM1917538v2, whole genome shotgun sequence DNA encodes the following proteins:
- the LOC132599555 gene encoding protein BONZAI 1-like, whose amino-acid sequence MGNCCSEEKGGHSAVGGNGAYVANRNNNGGGGGGGHNEAVDALLKSRGYQGLYSHVQLSLSATGLRDRDVLSKSDPMVVIYSKGRDGSLQELARTEVVPNSLNPKWITKYTIAYHFETVQNLVFRVCDIDTQYHNQDVKILKLEEQDFLGEASCTLSEIVTKSNGSLTLDLIRGEQSSGPTHAQKSGKLTVCAEESVASKTTVELKLRCSELVSKDLFSKSDPFLVISKTTECGMVVPICKTEVIKDDHSPNWKPVSISIQQVGSKDSPLTIECYDFNSNGKHDLIGKVQKSLADLKVLHSTGSSANLFIPAAVGQNSQNKVLKSQLFVESFFEKTQHTFLDYLAGGCELNFMVAIDFTASNGNPRLPDSLHYIDPSGRPNDYQRAILDAGEVLQFYDKDRRYPAWGFGARPIDGPVSHCFNLNGSSDYCEVEGIQGIMTAYMGALFNVSLAGPTIFGPVVTSAANIANQSLMKGERKYFVLLIITDGVITDLQETMDAIVHAADLPLSILIVGVGGADYKEMEILDADKQRLESTRGRVAVRDIVQFVPYRDVQSGDSVLQSLLAELPSQFLEYMRLKRIQPT is encoded by the exons ATGGGTAATTGTTGCTCCGAAGAGAAGGGTGGACATTCGGCAGTTGGTGGTAACGGTGCTTACGTGGCAAATCGAAACAATaacggtggtggtggtggtggtggtcatAACGAAGCTGTCGATGCTCTCCTTAAGTCTCGTGGTTACCAAGGCCTCTACTCTCATGTCCAG TTATCTCTATCTGCTACCGGTTTGCGTGATCGCGATGTACTTTCTAAG AGTGACCCTATGGTAGTAATTTATTCAAAAGGAAGAGATGGTTCATTGCAAGAGCTTGCCCGTACCGAAGTAGTTCCAAACTCATTGAATCCCAAGTGGATTACAAAGTATACTATTGCCTATCATTTTGAGACAGTGCAGAATTTGGT GTTCCGTGTCTGTGATATTGACActcaatatcataatcaagatgtcAAG ATTCTTAAACTGGAGGAGCAGGACTTTCTTGGAGAGGCTAGTTGCACATTATCTGAG ATTGTCACAAAGTCAAATGGGTCCCTGACCTTAGACCTTATACGTGGAGAACAATCTTCTGGTCCAACGCATGCACAAAAATCTGGTAAGCTTACCGTTTGTGCTGAAGAAAGTGTTGCCTCAAAGACGACTGTAGAGTTGAAATTGAGATGTTCAGAGTTGGTGTCCAAGGATTTGTTCTCAAAAAGT GATCCATTTTTGGTGATATCTAAAACTACAGAGTGTGGAATGGTGGTTCCAATTTGCAAAACAGAAGTTATAAAAGATGATCATAGTCCAAATTGGAAACCAGTTTCCATAAGTATTCAACAAGTTGGAAGTAAG GACAGTCCATTGACTATTGAATGTTATGACTTCAATTCAAACGGAAAGCATGATTTAATTGG AAAGGTTCAGAAATCACTAGCAGATTTAAAAGTGTTGCATTCGACTGGTTCGAGTGCAAATCTTTTCATACCAGCTGCTGTGGGACAAAATTCGCAAAACAAG GTCCTAAAGAGCCAGCTTTTTGTGGAAAGCTTTTTTGAGAAAACCCAGCATACATTCCTCGATTACTTGGCAGGGGGCTGTGAACTTAACTTCATGGTGGCCATCGACTTTACTG CTTCTAATGGAAATCCACGCTTACCTGATTCATTGCATTATATCGATCCTTCAGGCCGGCCAAATGATTATCAAAGA GCAATCTTGGATGCTGGAGAAGTGTTGCAGTTCTACGATAAAGACCGACGTTACCCTGCTTGGGGTTTTGGAGCGCGGCCCATTGATGGCCCTGTTTCTCATTGCTTCAATCTAAATGGCAGCAGTGACTACTGTGAG GTGGAAGGAATCCAGGGTATCATGACGGCATACATGGGTGCCCTTTTTAATGTTTCGCTTGCAGGACCAACTATATTTGGACCAGTTGTTACGTCAGCTGCCAATATAGCAAATCAGTCTTTGATGAAGGGCGAGCGGAAGTACTTCGTTTTGTTAATAATCACG GACGGAGTGATAACAGATCTCCAGGAAACAATGGATGCCATTGTTCATGCTGCGGATTTGCCATTGTCAATTCTTATTGTTGGGGTGGGAGGAGCTGATTACAAGGAAATGGAG ATTTTAGATGCTGATAAACAGAGGCTTGAATCAACACGTGGACGTGTTGCAGTGCGTGACATAGTCCAATTTGTTCCCTACCGGGATGTACAAA GTGGAGACTCAGTCCTTCAGTCACTTTTAGCAGAATTACCTTCCCAGTTTTTGGAATACATGCGGCTCAAAAGGATCCAGCCAACTTGA